The DNA sequence CCCGGCCACTCCCCGGGCGAGATCATCTCCTTCCGCACCCCCGAGGGAGTCAAGCGCCAGCAGGACCATGGCTTCACCGCGCCTCCGGTCAATCCCGCCCAACTGGCCTGGCATAGCTGCGCCCTCTTCATCAACGACAATGTGGCCACCCAGATCGACAGCCTGGGTCACATCACCACCGGGGAGGACGATCACTGGTACAACGGCTTCACCGAGGCCGAGTGGGGCGGCAACTTCGGAATCCGCAAGGCCGATGCCTCCACCATCCCGCCCATCGTGGTCCGGGGGATTCTGGTTGACGTAGCCGGCCATCAGGGCGTCGAGGCCCTGGCTGGAGGGACCGCCATCGGCTCCAAGGACCTCAAGGCCGCCCTGGAGAAGCAGGGCACCGAGATCAAGCCCGGAGACGCCGTCTTCGTGCGCACCGGGACCTTGCGCTATTGGGGAGAAGCGGGCGGCGACCACGAGAAGATCGGCGCCCACGACTCGGCCGGGATCAACCTGGAAGCCGCCAGGTGGCTGGTGGCGGAGAAGGGGGCCATCATGGTGGGATCCGACACCTCCGGCTTGGAGGTGGGTCCTGCCCCGGCCGGAAGCACCAGCTTCATCCCGGTCCACGAGTACCTGCTGGTGGAGCAGGGGGTGCACGTGGCCGAGTTCCACTACCTGGAGGACTTGGCCGCCGACCGGGTCTACGAGTTCTGCTACATCGCCGCCACCAACAAGATCAAGGGCAGCACCGCCGGCTTCACCATGCGCCCGATCGCGCTGCG is a window from the Acidobacteriota bacterium genome containing:
- a CDS encoding cyclase family protein, giving the protein MRHPTISMRWLPALLAACALLLGWTAWTAAEPSGHELKGWKKGRGWGWVWGKDDEVGSLNAMTPASVLDAIGLIKQGKVYDLGIDYDRTSYKWPGHSPGEIISFRTPEGVKRQQDHGFTAPPVNPAQLAWHSCALFINDNVATQIDSLGHITTGEDDHWYNGFTEAEWGGNFGIRKADASTIPPIVVRGILVDVAGHQGVEALAGGTAIGSKDLKAALEKQGTEIKPGDAVFVRTGTLRYWGEAGGDHEKIGAHDSAGINLEAARWLVAEKGAIMVGSDTSGLEVGPAPAGSTSFIPVHEYLLVEQGVHVAEFHYLEDLAADRVYEFCYIAATNKIKGSTAGFTMRPIALR